The stretch of DNA GAACACGAGGCCTGCGCCGAGCATCAGATTGAGAATGAAGTTGAAATACTCGTCGATGGAAATGTTGTTCTCGATCAGCGGCGTCCCGAACGAAACGAAGAAGGAAAACGCTGCGGGAAGGATCACGAAATAGGCGAATGCCACGCCGGCAAGGAAACAGAAGGACGAGAAGACCACAATCCACCGGATGTACTTCCGCTCATGGGGATACAAGCCCGGCGAGACAAACAGCCAGATCTGCAGAAGGATGTTTGGTATGCTGAGGATGATGCCGCCGAAGAGGGATACCTGCATGTACAGGAACAACTGGCCGAAAGGACGGAGGTTCTGCAATTGCAGATGGTTCTCCTTGGCGGGGCGCAGCAGCACGTCCTCCATCAGGAAATCCTTGAACGCCCACACGACGGCCGAGCCGATCACGATGCCCAGCAGGGTGTAAATGATGCGCCAGCGCAGTT from Ignavibacteriota bacterium encodes:
- the tatC gene encoding twin-arginine translocase subunit TatC; amino-acid sequence: MSFLDHLEELRWRIIYTLLGIVIGSAVVWAFKDFLMEDVLLRPAKENHLQLQNLRPFGQLFLYMQVSLFGGIILSIPNILLQIWLFVSPGLYPHERKYIRWIVVFSSFCFLAGVAFAYFVILPAAFSFFVSFGTPLIENNISIDEYFNFILNLMLGAGLVFELPMVSAFLARLGILTPQFMRKYWRHAVIIILIVAAFLTPTPDPYNMLLLAIPMVGLYEISIWIAKLVSRKKRRAQIAEEHKQDPS